In one window of Gemmatimonadota bacterium DNA:
- a CDS encoding MFS transporter — MNPSRALPGEFKQLSVLIGVNLVDMIGLMLVLPILPFFASDLGATPERIGWLIAAFSIAQLIAAPFWGRLSDRYGRRPALVIGLLASAIAYVVFAYSTSIWMLFLSRLVQGAGGGTTGVAQAYVADTVKPRDRAKALGWLSASTNVGVTLGPVIGGLATHLDRSAPGLIAAALCLVNAWFAWRWLPETRPTAERLANLSKKPVWHAAWVVLRHPTRTVPRFVWIYGIGMLAFSALTSLIALFLKEEHGITEVTIGYFFTYIGVLNIVMRLVLLGPVVERVGETRAMRFGAAFLIAGMLAYPVAGNLWVLVALMPLVPVGTALLFPATTSLMSRYSDKAEVGTTMGVAQTYAGLARVAAPIVGTIVFQRIGHQWPFIVAAIMMALVSVLAFQVEQLPSPPTGETPVPAAREAK, encoded by the coding sequence GTGAATCCCAGCCGCGCCCTGCCGGGGGAGTTCAAGCAGCTGTCGGTGCTGATCGGCGTGAACCTGGTGGACATGATCGGCCTGATGCTGGTGCTGCCGATCCTCCCCTTCTTCGCGAGCGACCTCGGCGCCACCCCCGAGCGCATCGGGTGGCTCATCGCCGCGTTCTCGATCGCGCAGCTCATCGCCGCGCCGTTCTGGGGCCGGCTCTCCGACCGCTACGGCCGCCGGCCCGCGCTGGTCATCGGGCTGCTGGCGAGCGCCATCGCGTACGTGGTGTTCGCCTACTCCACCAGCATCTGGATGCTCTTCCTCTCGCGGCTGGTGCAGGGCGCCGGCGGCGGCACCACCGGCGTGGCCCAGGCTTACGTCGCCGACACCGTGAAGCCCCGGGACCGCGCCAAGGCGCTGGGCTGGCTCTCCGCCTCGACCAACGTGGGGGTGACGCTCGGGCCGGTGATCGGCGGCCTGGCCACCCACCTCGACCGCTCGGCGCCGGGGCTCATCGCCGCCGCGCTCTGCCTGGTGAACGCCTGGTTCGCCTGGCGCTGGCTCCCCGAGACCCGGCCCACCGCCGAGCGGCTGGCCAACCTCAGCAAGAAGCCGGTGTGGCACGCGGCGTGGGTGGTGTTGCGGCATCCCACCCGCACGGTGCCGCGCTTCGTGTGGATCTACGGCATCGGCATGCTCGCCTTCTCGGCGCTCACCTCGCTGATCGCGCTCTTCCTCAAGGAGGAGCACGGCATCACCGAGGTGACGATCGGGTACTTCTTCACCTACATCGGCGTGCTCAACATCGTCATGCGGCTGGTGCTGCTCGGGCCGGTGGTGGAGCGGGTGGGCGAGACCCGCGCCATGCGCTTCGGCGCGGCGTTCCTCATCGCGGGGATGCTGGCCTACCCGGTGGCGGGCAACCTCTGGGTGCTGGTGGCGCTGATGCCGCTGGTGCCGGTGGGTACCGCGCTGCTCTTCCCGGCCACCACCTCGCTCATGTCCCGCTACTCCGACAAGGCGGAGGTGGGCACCACCATGGGCGTGGCGCAGACCTACGCCGGGCTGGCACGGGTGGCGGCGCCGATCGTGGGGACGATCGTCTTCCAGCGGATCGGGCACCAGTGGCCGTTCATCGTGGCGGCCATCATGATGGCGCTGGTGAGCGTGCTGGCGTTCCAGGTGGAACAACTCCCCTCGCCTCCCACCGGCGAGACCCCCGTCCCCGCGGCCCGGGAGGCCAAGTGA
- a CDS encoding RHS repeat-associated core domain-containing protein — protein sequence MRYRGHGWGADSLVARYGYDVLGRRIARRVYWSPLPGAEARETRYLYQGGQVVAETDAAGAFKWKYTWGPGTDNLVGLQDSTGTQFYVVQDQLGSVRGLVKRDGTWVMSQRFTPAGQLLARDSVGGHQWPKGLHVGWTGRETDPETGLSFHRARYYSPELRRWTQEDPIGYGGGGNLYAYVGGAVLEGRDPSGLFAEVGDLGLGFAEQETFSGGGELSMCLVFCTDARDREDQRWEEWWEERSQGTKRGVDPGLLGCKLNTVCKQEYDAFYEEGGRLRTERVVGWKAMNGHCPIDHRPCSTFSGDGSGRNTLELRMWDDPIAWDAVASLYRRGRVDWGILVAHEIAEARGSFAGWSAADSHRYAVLIESQARNANPFYAGTGRRK from the coding sequence GTGCGCTACCGCGGCCATGGCTGGGGGGCGGACAGCCTGGTGGCCCGGTACGGCTATGATGTGCTGGGCCGGCGGATTGCGCGGCGGGTGTACTGGTCGCCGCTGCCGGGGGCGGAGGCGCGGGAGACGCGCTACCTCTACCAGGGCGGGCAGGTGGTGGCGGAGACCGACGCGGCGGGGGCGTTCAAGTGGAAGTACACCTGGGGCCCCGGGACCGACAACCTGGTGGGACTGCAGGACTCGACCGGCACCCAGTTCTACGTGGTGCAGGACCAGCTGGGCAGCGTCCGGGGCCTGGTCAAGCGCGACGGCACGTGGGTGATGAGCCAGCGCTTCACGCCGGCGGGGCAGCTCCTGGCGCGGGATTCGGTCGGCGGGCACCAGTGGCCGAAGGGCTTGCACGTCGGGTGGACGGGGCGGGAGACGGACCCCGAGACGGGGCTCAGCTTCCACCGGGCGCGGTACTACAGCCCGGAACTGCGGCGGTGGACGCAGGAGGACCCGATCGGGTACGGCGGCGGGGGCAACCTGTACGCCTACGTGGGCGGGGCGGTGCTCGAGGGGCGGGATCCGAGTGGGTTGTTTGCGGAGGTGGGGGATCTCGGGCTCGGGTTCGCGGAGCAGGAGACCTTCAGCGGCGGGGGCGAGTTGTCGATGTGCCTGGTGTTCTGCACCGACGCCCGGGATCGGGAGGACCAGCGGTGGGAAGAGTGGTGGGAAGAGAGGAGCCAAGGGACGAAGCGCGGCGTTGATCCTGGGCTGCTCGGATGCAAGCTAAATACAGTGTGCAAGCAGGAGTATGATGCGTTCTATGAAGAGGGAGGGCGTCTCAGGACTGAACGGGTGGTCGGGTGGAAGGCGATGAACGGTCACTGCCCGATCGATCACCGCCCGTGCTCGACATTCTCTGGGGACGGTAGTGGCCGGAACACCTTGGAGCTTCGAATGTGGGACGACCCGATTGCGTGGGATGCCGTGGCGAGTTTGTATCGCCGTGGGCGGGTCGACTGGGGCATTCTCGTGGCGCATGAGATTGCTGAAGCGCGCGGTTCGTTCGCAGGATGGTCTGCTGCGGACAGCCACCGCTACGCGGTACTCATAGAGTCTCAGGCCCGGAATGCGAACCCATTCTATGCCGGGACTGGGAGGCGGAAATGA
- a CDS encoding PIG-L family deacetylase, with product MPRHRLLLPLLLLAGPLAGQLAPPATGGLVAQDQELRRLGHYQRLLLIAAHPDDEDTELLTVLVRGFGAEAAYLSLNRGEGGQNLIGQELGEELGLLRTEELLAARRLDGARQFFTRAYDFGYSRNLEDTWAHWPRDSVLKDVVRIVRRFRPQVVVSVFSGTPRDGHGQHQAAGWAAQEAFLVAGDPARFPELEREEGLAPWAPLKLYRSTRFDSAATTLTLDGGALDPAVGQSFHQIAMRGRSLHRSQDMGQLQAAGPSTVRLALLTDRTGGGSGLFGGVDTTLAAVPFVAALRAEPRRKVAAALALYVAQVDSARLHLAPREGDALRALLDRAAATLEAARRAALDGAPGGRGREVQADVRLDGDPFEGEVGRLARARRIAAGVVVDATTTQLRVAPGESLAVTATLWNTGPAPAPAGFCLGGTRSSWNLFPDSAPRLPLNLSSRRGSCAVVDAAGRLSAEPRDAGMLAPGRLLTARLEGTLPAAEDYTTPYFLRAPRQGDLYTWDPDQRLAWGDPFGEPRWWITPFAPGQAGEREPREIAWRANDQATGEVRRPITVVPVVDVRLTPETEVWPVGAGHGREFVVTLTHGARDTTEGKVTLVVPAGFTQPAPQLFRLTRPGEVRRFTFRVTATAALTAGSYRVDALAIDRRGRVFDVGLRTVEHPHIHARTWSRHASAVVRAAPLALPRLRAVAYLRGAADRVPEALQQVGLPVTVITGADLAAATPAQWPVIVIGPRAFETDTALPAQNDRLLAYARAGGTVIVQYQQYGYFLGGYAPYPMTVGSRAPGTTASTATRDTVRPISTALLGGHDRVTDEAAPVRLLEPAALAFRAPNRLGPGDWEGWVQERGLYFARSWDRAWSPLLELHDPGEPPLQGGLLVARVGRGTYVYTGLSFFRQLPAAVPGAFRLFANLLALGESRATTGPAPRPRADSLPAVERE from the coding sequence GTGCCCCGCCATCGCCTGCTCCTCCCCCTGCTGCTCCTCGCCGGGCCGCTCGCCGGCCAGCTTGCGCCCCCGGCCACCGGCGGCCTGGTCGCCCAGGACCAGGAGCTGCGCCGTCTCGGCCACTACCAGCGCCTCCTCCTGATCGCCGCCCACCCCGACGACGAGGACACTGAGTTGCTCACCGTGCTGGTGCGCGGCTTCGGGGCCGAGGCGGCGTACCTCTCGCTCAACCGCGGGGAAGGGGGCCAGAACCTCATCGGGCAGGAGCTGGGCGAGGAGCTCGGCCTGCTGCGCACCGAGGAGCTGCTCGCCGCGCGCCGGCTCGATGGCGCCCGCCAGTTCTTCACCCGTGCCTACGACTTCGGCTACTCCAGGAATCTCGAGGACACCTGGGCCCACTGGCCCCGCGATTCGGTGCTCAAGGACGTGGTGCGCATCGTGCGCCGCTTCCGGCCCCAGGTGGTGGTGTCGGTGTTCAGCGGCACCCCGCGCGACGGCCACGGCCAGCACCAGGCCGCCGGCTGGGCGGCCCAGGAGGCCTTCCTGGTGGCGGGCGATCCGGCGCGCTTCCCGGAGCTGGAGCGGGAGGAGGGGCTGGCGCCGTGGGCGCCGCTCAAGCTGTACCGCAGCACCCGGTTCGATTCCGCCGCCACCACGCTGACCCTCGACGGTGGCGCGCTCGATCCCGCCGTGGGGCAGTCGTTCCACCAGATCGCCATGCGGGGCCGCAGCCTGCACCGCTCGCAGGACATGGGGCAGCTGCAGGCGGCCGGCCCCTCCACCGTGCGGCTGGCGCTGCTCACCGACCGGACCGGCGGCGGGAGCGGGCTGTTCGGCGGGGTGGATACCACGCTGGCCGCGGTGCCGTTCGTGGCCGCGCTCCGGGCCGAGCCGCGGCGCAAGGTGGCGGCGGCGCTGGCGCTGTACGTGGCACAGGTGGACTCGGCCCGGCTCCACCTGGCCCCGCGTGAGGGGGATGCGCTCCGCGCCCTGCTGGACCGGGCCGCCGCCACGCTGGAGGCGGCGCGCCGCGCCGCGCTCGACGGCGCCCCCGGCGGCCGCGGCCGCGAGGTGCAGGCCGACGTGCGCCTGGACGGCGATCCCTTCGAGGGCGAGGTGGGCCGCCTGGCGCGGGCCCGGCGCATCGCGGCCGGCGTCGTGGTCGACGCCACGACCACCCAGCTCCGCGTGGCGCCGGGGGAGAGCCTCGCGGTCACCGCCACGCTGTGGAACACCGGCCCCGCCCCGGCGCCGGCGGGCTTCTGCCTCGGCGGCACCCGCTCCTCCTGGAACCTCTTCCCCGATTCCGCGCCGCGCCTCCCGCTCAACCTCTCCTCCCGCCGCGGCTCCTGCGCGGTGGTCGATGCGGCGGGCCGGCTCAGCGCCGAGCCGCGCGACGCCGGGATGCTGGCGCCGGGCCGGCTGCTCACGGCGCGGCTCGAGGGGACCCTCCCCGCGGCGGAGGACTACACCACCCCGTACTTCCTGCGGGCGCCGCGGCAGGGCGACCTCTACACCTGGGATCCCGACCAGCGGCTGGCCTGGGGCGATCCCTTCGGCGAGCCGCGCTGGTGGATCACGCCGTTCGCGCCCGGCCAGGCCGGCGAGCGCGAGCCGCGCGAGATCGCCTGGCGCGCCAACGACCAGGCCACCGGCGAGGTGCGGCGCCCGATCACCGTGGTGCCCGTGGTGGACGTGCGGCTCACGCCGGAGACCGAGGTGTGGCCCGTCGGCGCGGGGCACGGCCGCGAGTTCGTGGTGACCCTGACCCACGGCGCCCGCGACACCACCGAGGGGAAGGTGACCCTGGTGGTGCCGGCGGGGTTCACGCAGCCGGCGCCGCAGCTGTTCCGCCTGACGCGCCCGGGCGAGGTGCGCCGCTTCACCTTCCGGGTCACCGCCACCGCCGCGCTCACCGCCGGCAGCTACCGCGTCGACGCCCTGGCGATCGACCGGCGCGGCCGGGTGTTCGACGTGGGGCTGCGGACGGTGGAACACCCGCACATCCATGCCCGCACCTGGTCGCGTCACGCCAGCGCGGTGGTGCGCGCCGCGCCGCTGGCGCTGCCGCGGCTCCGCGCGGTGGCCTACCTGCGCGGCGCCGCCGACCGGGTGCCCGAGGCGCTGCAGCAGGTGGGGCTCCCGGTCACGGTGATCACCGGCGCCGACCTGGCCGCCGCCACGCCCGCGCAGTGGCCGGTGATCGTCATCGGCCCCCGCGCCTTCGAGACCGACACGGCGCTGCCGGCCCAGAACGACCGCCTGCTGGCCTACGCCCGCGCCGGCGGCACGGTGATCGTCCAGTACCAGCAGTACGGCTACTTCCTGGGGGGCTACGCGCCCTACCCCATGACCGTGGGGAGCCGCGCCCCCGGCACCACCGCCAGCACCGCCACCCGCGACACCGTGCGGCCCATCTCCACCGCGCTGCTCGGCGGCCACGACCGCGTCACCGACGAAGCCGCGCCGGTGCGGCTGCTCGAGCCCGCCGCCCTCGCGTTCCGCGCCCCCAACCGCCTCGGCCCCGGCGACTGGGAGGGGTGGGTGCAGGAGCGGGGGCTCTACTTTGCGCGCAGCTGGGACCGGGCCTGGAGCCCGCTGCTCGAGCTGCACGATCCCGGCGAGCCCCCGCTGCAGGGCGGGCTGCTGGTGGCCCGGGTGGGGCGCGGCACGTACGTGTACACCGGGCTCAGCTTCTTCCGGCAGCTGCCGGCGGCGGTGCCGGGCGCCTTCCGGCTCTTCGCCAACCTGCTGGCGCTGGGGGAGTCGCGCGCCACCACCGGCCCCGCGCCCAGGCCCCGGGCCGACAGCCTGCCGGCGGTGGAACGGGAGTGA
- a CDS encoding transposase: MPTMARDRNGRRQYTAEFKREQIERITRGEITAAELSRELGIARSRLQRWKHLMATAGETAVQANEPVP; encoded by the coding sequence ATGCCCACCATGGCCCGCGATCGCAATGGCCGCCGGCAGTACACGGCCGAGTTCAAGCGCGAGCAGATCGAGCGCATCACCCGCGGCGAGATCACCGCGGCCGAGCTGAGCCGCGAGCTGGGGATCGCCCGCTCGCGGCTGCAGCGCTGGAAGCACCTGATGGCGACGGCCGGCGAGACCGCCGTCCAGGCCAACGAGCCCGTGCCATGA
- a CDS encoding ABC transporter ATP-binding protein translates to MSYLVLEGLTRTFSSHAGVFGLSLTLARGRTLALLGPSGSGKTTTLRLLGGFEAPDAGSIVVDGADVVALRPEARRFGMVFQHYALFPHLDVGQNVAFGLEARGVRGPAAEARVREALALVDLAGFERRAVTALSGGQQQRVALARALAPEPRVLLLDEPLSNLDPALRERTRRELRALIRRVGITTVIVTHEQEDAFDLGDEIAVLKDGRLEQVGTPEALYQAPRTAFVAEFIGRSSWLRGRVTAVTPAEVTVALGEASWALPAAPIVARIPGLAAGQGVRLLVRPEALAFTAPGAAGLTGLVEDRRFAGASAFYQVRLRSGELVELAADPAAAAAGDRVTLAPAQSRADRGERIVCFAEDGR, encoded by the coding sequence ATGAGCTACCTCGTCCTCGAGGGCCTCACCCGCACCTTTTCCTCGCACGCCGGGGTGTTCGGGCTCTCGCTCACCCTGGCGCGGGGGCGGACGCTGGCGCTGCTGGGACCGAGCGGGAGCGGCAAGACCACCACGCTGCGGCTGCTGGGCGGCTTCGAGGCGCCGGACGCGGGGAGCATCGTGGTGGACGGCGCCGACGTGGTCGCGCTGCGGCCCGAGGCGCGGCGCTTCGGCATGGTGTTCCAGCACTACGCCCTCTTTCCGCATCTGGATGTGGGGCAGAACGTGGCCTTCGGGCTCGAGGCGCGGGGCGTGCGCGGGCCGGCGGCGGAGGCCCGGGTGCGCGAGGCGCTGGCGCTGGTGGACCTGGCCGGCTTCGAGCGCCGCGCGGTGACCGCGCTCTCCGGCGGGCAGCAGCAGCGGGTGGCGCTGGCCCGCGCGCTGGCGCCGGAGCCGCGGGTGCTGCTGCTCGACGAGCCGCTCAGCAACCTCGATCCCGCGCTGCGGGAGCGGACCCGGCGCGAGCTGCGCGCCCTGATCCGCCGGGTGGGGATCACCACCGTGATCGTCACCCACGAGCAGGAGGACGCCTTCGACCTGGGCGACGAGATCGCCGTCCTCAAGGACGGCCGGCTGGAGCAGGTCGGCACCCCCGAGGCGCTGTACCAGGCGCCGCGCACCGCCTTCGTGGCGGAGTTCATCGGCCGCTCGAGCTGGCTGCGGGGGCGGGTCACGGCGGTCACGCCGGCGGAGGTCACCGTGGCCCTGGGCGAGGCCAGCTGGGCCCTCCCCGCCGCGCCCATCGTGGCGCGGATCCCGGGCCTCGCGGCGGGGCAGGGGGTGCGGCTGCTGGTGCGGCCCGAGGCGCTGGCCTTCACCGCGCCCGGCGCCGCGGGGCTCACCGGCCTCGTGGAGGACCGTCGCTTCGCGGGGGCGAGCGCCTTCTACCAGGTGCGGCTCCGTTCCGGCGAGCTGGTGGAGCTCGCGGCCGATCCCGCCGCGGCGGCCGCCGGCGACCGGGTGACCCTCGCCCCCGCCCAGTCCCGCGCCGACCGGGGCGAGCGGATCGTCTGCTTCGCGGAGGACGGCCGGTGA
- a CDS encoding extracellular solute-binding protein produces the protein MTGLLLLAACGDGRIPLTIYSPHGRDHLTLLEHEFERLHPEVDVRWLDLGSQEVLDRLRLERVNPQADLWFGGPTTLFERGIADSLLAPYRPSWAGQVDPGGVGPGDLYYPVYRTPAIIAYNNVAVPESLAPRDWDDVLEPRWHDRVLIRDPVASGTMRAIWGLILQRGLRQTGDTAWGMAWLRRLDGQTRTYALSPALLDAKLARQEGLVTLWDLPDILISRSKGMPFGYVFPSSGTVVIDDAIALVRGARHPDLARAFIEFVGGIDAQVLAAERVFRLPARHDLPAARVPAWVTEVERTMVVEPMDWALLAREGAGWMGYWDQQVRHTGARR, from the coding sequence ATGACCGGGCTCCTCCTCCTCGCCGCCTGCGGCGACGGCCGGATCCCGCTCACCATCTACTCCCCCCACGGCCGCGACCACCTGACGCTGCTGGAGCACGAGTTCGAGCGGCTGCACCCCGAGGTGGACGTGCGCTGGCTCGACCTGGGCAGCCAGGAGGTGCTCGACCGCCTGCGGCTCGAGCGGGTGAACCCCCAGGCCGACCTCTGGTTCGGCGGGCCCACCACGCTGTTCGAGCGCGGCATCGCCGACTCGCTGCTGGCCCCGTACCGGCCCAGCTGGGCGGGGCAGGTGGACCCGGGCGGCGTCGGCCCCGGCGACCTCTACTACCCGGTGTACCGCACCCCGGCGATCATCGCCTACAACAACGTGGCGGTGCCGGAGTCGCTGGCCCCGCGCGACTGGGACGACGTGCTCGAGCCCCGCTGGCACGACCGGGTGCTGATCCGCGACCCGGTGGCCAGCGGCACCATGCGCGCCATCTGGGGGCTCATCCTCCAGCGCGGCCTGCGCCAGACCGGCGACACCGCGTGGGGGATGGCGTGGCTGCGCCGGCTCGACGGCCAGACCCGCACCTACGCCCTCTCGCCGGCGCTGCTCGACGCCAAGCTGGCGCGGCAGGAGGGGCTGGTGACGCTGTGGGACCTGCCCGACATCCTCATCTCGCGCAGCAAGGGGATGCCGTTCGGCTACGTCTTTCCCTCGAGCGGCACGGTGGTGATCGACGACGCCATCGCGCTGGTGCGCGGCGCGCGGCACCCCGACCTGGCGCGGGCGTTCATCGAGTTCGTGGGCGGCATCGACGCCCAGGTGCTCGCGGCGGAGCGGGTGTTCCGGCTCCCGGCGCGGCACGACCTCCCCGCCGCGCGGGTGCCGGCGTGGGTCACCGAGGTGGAGCGGACCATGGTGGTGGAGCCGATGGACTGGGCGCTGCTCGCGCGCGAGGGGGCCGGCTGGATGGGCTACTGGGACCAGCAGGTGCGGCACACGGGGGCGCGGCGATGA
- a CDS encoding DUF971 domain-containing protein, translated as MAPPPVMPHAITRRDDGLHLEWVAGGHAALFPARALRLACPCAGCVEEMTGRPLLDPATVPQDIRPLRLALVGAYGLRVEWSDGHGTGIYTFRWLRDRCPCEACTAGAVPVVAP; from the coding sequence ATGGCGCCACCGCCAGTCATGCCGCACGCGATCACCCGCCGGGACGACGGCCTCCACCTCGAGTGGGTGGCCGGCGGCCACGCCGCGCTGTTCCCCGCCCGCGCCCTCCGCCTGGCCTGCCCCTGCGCCGGGTGCGTGGAGGAGATGACCGGCCGCCCGCTGCTCGATCCCGCCACCGTCCCCCAGGACATCCGCCCCCTTCGCCTGGCCCTGGTGGGCGCCTACGGGCTCCGGGTGGAGTGGTCCGACGGCCACGGCACGGGGATCTACACCTTCCGCTGGCTGCGCGACCGCTGTCCCTGCGAGGCCTGCACCGCGGGCGCCGTCCCGGTGGTGGCCCCGTGA
- a CDS encoding iron ABC transporter permease, producing the protein MTERQRRLGTLALVAGLAWLVAYPLLLVALESVRGPDGFTLAWFQRFAREPREWQALWGSLWTSVASVVLAALLGVPLAFLFERYDFPGRRLLGALVALPVVLPPLVGVIAFLFLYGETGFVGRLVQAALGLADPPWRLEGAWAILLVHAYSLYVYFYLFTRAGLARLDPAAIEAAHSLGAGRWRTLTRVTLPLLLPSLRGAALLAFMTALASFSAPYIFGGGFRVMTTQIVFTRLNGEYGMAMAQTVVLSLLALAGLWLASDRGGDVAAAGKGIAPAAAPIRSPALRLLATGLGWGLAVLLLLPHATLVLLSFVPVGTWTIETFPPAYTLANYVALATDPERLRPLGNSLWMATLATAVAIGVALAAGLLTVRRPRRGAALIERLLAVPWLVPGTVFAVALATAFSVHAPLLGRVVLVGTLWILPMAYVIRNLPIASRAILAGFRGLDPALDEAAASLGAGPRRRLFAVTLPLLRPALAAGATLAFVTALGDFVTSIILYTYDTRPLSLEILASLRQGDVGVSAAYGVFLMLLSGLVFALGSERKVVAR; encoded by the coding sequence GTGACCGAGCGCCAGCGCCGCCTCGGCACCCTGGCCCTGGTGGCGGGGCTGGCCTGGCTGGTGGCCTACCCGCTGCTGCTGGTGGCGCTGGAGAGCGTGCGGGGGCCCGACGGCTTCACGCTGGCCTGGTTCCAGCGCTTCGCGCGCGAGCCGCGGGAGTGGCAGGCGCTGTGGGGCAGCCTGTGGACCTCGGTGGCCAGCGTGGTGCTGGCCGCGCTGCTCGGCGTGCCGCTGGCGTTCCTGTTCGAGCGCTACGACTTCCCGGGCCGGCGGCTGCTGGGCGCGCTGGTGGCGCTGCCGGTGGTGCTGCCGCCGCTGGTCGGGGTGATCGCCTTCCTCTTTCTCTACGGCGAGACCGGGTTCGTGGGGCGGCTGGTGCAGGCCGCGCTCGGCCTGGCCGACCCGCCCTGGCGGCTCGAGGGGGCGTGGGCCATCCTGCTGGTGCACGCCTACTCGCTCTACGTCTACTTCTACCTCTTCACCCGCGCGGGGCTGGCCCGGCTCGATCCCGCGGCGATCGAGGCGGCGCACTCGCTGGGCGCCGGCCGCTGGCGCACCCTCACCCGGGTGACCCTGCCGCTGCTGCTCCCCTCGCTCCGCGGCGCGGCCCTGCTCGCCTTCATGACCGCGCTGGCCTCCTTCAGCGCGCCGTACATCTTCGGCGGCGGCTTCCGGGTGATGACCACCCAGATCGTCTTCACCCGCCTCAACGGCGAGTACGGCATGGCCATGGCGCAGACCGTGGTGCTGAGCCTGCTCGCGCTCGCCGGCCTCTGGCTGGCCAGTGACCGGGGCGGCGACGTGGCCGCGGCGGGGAAGGGCATCGCGCCGGCGGCGGCGCCCATCCGCTCCCCCGCGCTGCGGCTGCTGGCCACCGGGCTCGGGTGGGGGCTCGCGGTGCTGCTGCTGCTGCCGCACGCCACGCTGGTGCTGCTCTCGTTCGTGCCGGTGGGCACCTGGACCATCGAGACCTTCCCGCCCGCCTACACCCTGGCCAACTACGTGGCGCTGGCCACCGATCCCGAGCGGCTGCGGCCCCTCGGCAACAGCCTGTGGATGGCCACCCTGGCCACCGCCGTGGCCATCGGGGTGGCGCTCGCGGCGGGGCTGCTCACGGTGCGGCGGCCGCGGCGCGGGGCGGCGCTCATCGAGCGGCTGCTCGCGGTGCCGTGGCTGGTGCCGGGGACGGTGTTCGCGGTGGCGCTGGCCACGGCGTTCAGCGTGCACGCCCCGCTGCTGGGCCGCGTGGTGCTGGTCGGGACGCTGTGGATCCTCCCGATGGCCTACGTCATCCGCAACCTGCCGATCGCCAGCCGCGCCATCCTGGCGGGGTTCCGGGGCCTCGACCCCGCCCTCGACGAGGCCGCCGCGAGCCTCGGCGCGGGGCCCCGGCGCCGCCTCTTCGCGGTGACGCTGCCGCTGCTCAGGCCCGCGCTCGCCGCCGGCGCCACCCTGGCCTTCGTCACGGCCCTGGGCGACTTCGTCACTTCGATCATTCTCTATACGTACGACACCCGTCCCCTCTCGCTCGAGATCCTCGCCAGCCTCCGCCAGGGGGATGTCGGGGTGTCGGCGGCGTACGGCGTGTTCCTCATGCTGCTCTCCGGGCTGGTCTTCGCGCTCGGGAGCGAACGGAAGGTGGTTGCCCGGTGA